One Anastrepha obliqua isolate idAnaObli1 chromosome 6, idAnaObli1_1.0, whole genome shotgun sequence DNA window includes the following coding sequences:
- the LOC129250362 gene encoding uncharacterized protein LOC129250362, with product MALVDETSNRGKPVLEKWSEIEARLSRIIVDHVMANPEGQSPGFDSVEVVRGCWVIKCDDQYSLHFLKKAIGEIQNSWDGLRLKLIPASEIPRRPRARIWIPNMEFEANQLIPYLQAHNRAGPMADWSIIKAEAPQKHSVSFLLQITEESLEPLQKVENKLRFGIRKAQLKIFRSANPEEEQDEVDGTSELACS from the coding sequence ATGGCACTGGTGGACGAAACTTCCAACCGCGGCAAACCTGTGCTTGAAAAATGGTCGGAGATTGAGGCACGGTTGTCTCGCATAATCGTCGACCATGTCATGGCGAACCCGGAGGGTCAATCGCCAGGTTTCGACTCGGTGGAAGTGGTTCGCGGTTGCTGGGTAATCAAATGTGATGACCAGTACTCATTGCATTTcctgaaaaaagcgattggcGAAATTCAGAACAGCTGGGATGGCTTGAGGCTCAAGCTCATTCCAGCTAGCGAGATACCACGaaggccgagggctcgcatctggatACCAAACATGGAGTTTGAAGCCAATCAGTTGATTCCCTATCTCCAGGCTCACAACCGCGCAGGGCCGATGGCCGATTGgtcgatcatcaaagcggaggctccgcaaaagcACAGCGTGTCGTTCCTCCTTCAAATTACAGAAGAGAGCCTTGAACCactgcaaaaagtggaaaacaaactTCGGTTCGGCATACGGAAGGCccagctgaagatattccgttctGCGAATCCGGAGGAGGAGCAGGATGAGGTTGACGGCACCAGTGAACTGGCATGCAGTTAA